Proteins encoded by one window of Synechococcales cyanobacterium T60_A2020_003:
- a CDS encoding TldD/PmbA family protein, whose translation MSAIADLETTFTQLVEWLRNALFPTEQFTLELMGEHSHFIRFNRARVRQAGLVTDGQLTLTLMEQDRQSFCQIPFTGEWDLDLPVLKTALEDVRDELVYLPIDPYLVLPSLQESSRDVHVGHLLISEDVADAILPTVTDCDFAGLYAGGVSIRAYADSCGTQHWFATDSFTLDYSLFTDDGQAVKGTVAGSDWQQDKIITKLTQSKQQLQRMAMPPRAIAPGQYRTYLAPAAVADLISMFSWGGISESALQRGHSALGLLQRGDRTLSPLFNLSENFRQGLVPRFNSLGETAPIELPLIVKGQLVNTLVCSRTAKEYGKVANGASASEQLRSPEVKPGSLLPDQILAELGTGLYLSNLHYLNWSDRPTGRITGMTRYACFWVEQGDIVAPIENLRFDESLYQCFGDRLVDLTHTQEVIPDVGSYDHRDLGGTLVPGVLVDGFTYTL comes from the coding sequence ATGAGCGCGATCGCCGATCTCGAAACCACCTTTACGCAGCTTGTGGAGTGGTTACGGAATGCCCTATTCCCCACCGAACAGTTCACGTTAGAACTCATGGGCGAACACAGCCACTTCATACGCTTCAACCGGGCGCGAGTACGGCAGGCTGGACTCGTCACCGATGGCCAGCTTACCCTGACGCTGATGGAGCAGGATCGCCAAAGCTTTTGCCAAATTCCGTTTACGGGCGAGTGGGATCTCGATCTTCCCGTTCTCAAAACCGCATTAGAGGACGTTCGCGATGAGTTGGTCTACCTACCCATCGATCCGTATCTCGTGCTGCCGAGTCTGCAAGAGAGCAGCCGCGATGTCCATGTCGGTCATTTGCTGATTTCAGAAGACGTAGCGGATGCGATTTTGCCCACCGTTACCGACTGCGACTTTGCCGGACTGTATGCGGGTGGGGTGTCCATCCGTGCCTATGCCGACTCCTGCGGCACTCAGCACTGGTTCGCGACGGATTCCTTCACGCTGGACTATTCTCTCTTTACCGACGACGGACAGGCCGTAAAGGGAACCGTTGCAGGTAGCGACTGGCAGCAGGATAAGATTATTACCAAGCTGACCCAATCCAAACAACAGCTCCAGCGAATGGCGATGCCCCCCAGAGCGATCGCCCCTGGACAGTACCGGACTTACCTCGCTCCGGCAGCGGTCGCGGATCTGATCAGCATGTTTTCCTGGGGCGGAATTAGCGAGTCAGCCCTGCAACGGGGGCATAGTGCCCTGGGGTTGCTGCAACGGGGCGATCGCACCCTATCTCCATTGTTTAATCTGTCTGAAAACTTTCGGCAAGGGTTGGTCCCCCGCTTTAATAGCCTGGGTGAAACGGCACCGATCGAACTGCCACTCATCGTCAAAGGCCAGTTGGTGAATACCCTGGTTTGTTCCCGCACCGCTAAGGAGTACGGCAAAGTTGCCAATGGCGCATCGGCCAGCGAACAGTTGCGATCGCCCGAAGTGAAGCCCGGTTCGCTATTGCCCGATCAGATCCTGGCAGAACTAGGGACGGGACTCTATCTGTCGAACCTGCACTACCTCAACTGGAGCGATCGCCCCACGGGACGAATTACGGGCATGACCCGCTACGCCTGTTTTTGGGTCGAGCAGGGAGACATCGTTGCGCCCATTGAAAATCTCCGGTTCGATGAGAGTTTGTATCAATGCTTTGGCGATCGCCTTGTTGACCTGACCCATACCCAAGAGGTGATTCCAGACGTCGGCAGTTATGACCATCGGGATCTGGGGGGAACGCTCGTTCCCGGTGTCCTCGTGGATGGGTTTACCTACACGCTATAG
- a CDS encoding TldD/PmbA family protein, with protein sequence MISELSKLLDDVTVAADWVGFRAVREQRNIRSMRDAIPTQNGRSLSQGLMVEVLVRGQLGYAAVNRMDRESVHQAVENAYQQAIASSEWGIHMLTPAVRPKVVGQFIAPSLHAPDALSPADVNDILMRLCTTLKVSDQVVQTMATAITTSLETWFVSSNGSQAHQHFRLIETHYGATAQDGAVVQQRSNNGFLAHAYQGGWEHFLTDDLWARSLQVGEQAVELLTAEDCPTENTTLMLAPDQMMLQIHESVGHPLELDRILGDERNYAGGSFVQPTDFGQRQYGSELMNITFDPTVAGEFASYQFDDTGAPAHREYLIRNGRLERGLGSLESQERLGVPGVACARASSWNRPPIDRMANINLEPGSQSLAAMVSSIERGVYMETNRSWSIDDQRYKFQFGCEYGRLIENGQFTKTLRNPNYRATTPEFWHSLVQVGDRSTWQHYGTPFCGKGEPNQLIRVGHGSPVCVFAGIDVFGGGK encoded by the coding sequence ATGATTTCTGAACTATCAAAATTACTGGATGACGTGACGGTAGCCGCAGACTGGGTCGGGTTCAGAGCGGTTCGCGAACAGCGAAATATCCGATCCATGCGGGACGCGATTCCAACCCAGAATGGGCGATCGCTCAGCCAAGGGTTAATGGTCGAAGTCCTGGTGCGGGGGCAACTTGGCTATGCAGCGGTGAACCGGATGGATCGGGAAAGCGTACATCAAGCCGTTGAAAACGCCTACCAGCAGGCGATCGCCTCCAGCGAGTGGGGCATTCACATGCTGACTCCTGCCGTTCGTCCCAAGGTGGTAGGGCAATTCATTGCACCCAGTCTCCACGCGCCGGATGCCCTCAGTCCTGCCGATGTGAACGATATCTTGATGCGGCTCTGTACAACCTTGAAGGTGTCCGACCAGGTGGTTCAAACCATGGCAACCGCCATCACCACGAGCCTGGAAACCTGGTTTGTGAGTTCCAATGGTTCCCAAGCTCACCAGCATTTTCGCCTCATAGAAACCCACTACGGAGCAACGGCGCAAGATGGAGCAGTCGTACAGCAGCGCAGCAATAACGGCTTTCTAGCCCATGCCTATCAGGGAGGATGGGAGCATTTTCTGACCGATGACCTTTGGGCGCGATCGCTCCAGGTCGGGGAACAGGCGGTTGAACTGTTGACCGCCGAGGACTGTCCAACGGAGAACACCACGCTGATGCTGGCTCCCGACCAGATGATGCTGCAAATTCACGAAAGTGTTGGGCATCCGCTGGAACTTGACCGAATTTTGGGGGATGAGCGCAACTATGCCGGGGGTAGCTTTGTTCAACCGACTGATTTTGGGCAGCGACAGTACGGTTCGGAACTGATGAACATCACCTTTGATCCTACGGTGGCCGGAGAATTTGCCAGCTACCAGTTTGACGACACCGGAGCCCCTGCCCACCGGGAATACCTGATCCGCAACGGTCGCCTAGAACGGGGCTTGGGCAGTTTGGAAAGTCAGGAGCGTTTGGGCGTGCCCGGTGTGGCCTGTGCGCGGGCGTCGTCGTGGAATCGTCCCCCGATTGACCGGATGGCAAATATCAACCTGGAACCCGGTAGCCAATCCCTAGCGGCGATGGTGTCCAGCATTGAGCGCGGAGTTTATATGGAAACGAATCGCTCGTGGTCAATTGATGACCAGCGCTACAAGTTTCAGTTTGGCTGCGAGTATGGGCGACTGATCGAGAACGGCCAGTTCACAAAGACTTTACGCAATCCCAACTATCGGGCGACCACCCCGGAATTCTGGCACAGTTTGGTGCAGGTGGGCGATCGCTCGACTTGGCAACACTACGGCACCCCTTTCTGCGGCAAAGGTGAACCGAACCAACTGATTCGTGTGGGGCATGGTTCTCCCGTTTGCGTGTTCGCCGGGATTGACGTGTTTGGAGGGGGCAAATGA